The window CGCGCATGCGCGTTCTAAGAAGCTGGCGCGCGCCGCCGCTCGCGAAATCGTCGAGTTCGTCGGCCTTGGACATCTTGCGCGCCGTCGCGCATCGACGTTGACGCTCACGCAGCGCAAACGCCTTGAAGTCGCGCGGGCGCTCGCGCTGCAGCCCAAGCTGTTGCTGCTCGACGAAGTAATGGCCGGTTTGACGCCGACCGAAATGGACGCCATGGCCGAGTTCATCGCGGAGCTCGGCAAACGCGGGATCGGGACGGTCTGCGGTATCGAGCACGTCATGCGGCTCGTGATGCGCATCTCGCAGCGGATCGTGGTGCTCGACGCTGGGAAGAACATCGCCGAAGGCAATCCTCGAGCAATCGTTTCGGATCCGCGCGTCATCGAAGCGTATCTCGGCGCGCCGATCACCGAGGCTCCCTAGTGGCACTGCTTGAAGCATCGGGTCTCGAAGCGGCGTACGGCGACTTTAAGGCCTTGCACGGCGTTTCGTTCACGATCGAGCGCGGCGAGATCGTCAGCATCGTCGGTGCGAACGGGGCCGGCAAAACGACGACGCTCAAATCGCTGCTCGGGATCATGCGCCCGTCGGCCGGCACGATTATCTTCGACGGCGCTCGTATCGATGGGTGCAGGCCGGCCGATATCGTCGAGCGCGGGCTCGCGCTCGTTCCGGAAGGGCGTAATCTCTTTCGCGAGATGTCGGTCGAGGAAAATATTGCAATGGGCGCGCACGTGCCGCGCGCGCACAATGGGATGCGCGAGCGAATGCAGCAGATGTTCGAGCAGTTTCCGATGCTAGCGCAACGCCGCCGTCAAGCCGCCGGAACGCTCTCCGGCGGACAGCAGCAGATTGTCGCCATCGCCCGTGCGCTGATGTCGGAGCCGAGCGTCTTACTGATGGATGAGCCGTCGCTCGGACTCGCTCCGAAAGTGACGCTCGAAGTCTTTGGGCTCATTCGCCTGATCAATGCGCGCGGAATCGCCGTCGTGCTCGTGGAGCAAAACGTCGTCCAGGCGCTTGATCTCGCGTCGCGCGCGTACGTTATAAGCGAAGGACGGACGGTAATGGAAGGCGCGGCGGCCGAGATTCGCGCGAATGAAGACGTGAAGCGCCGCTTCCTAGGAGAGGTTTGAGGACTGCGCCAATCGGAGCGCATGAAGAGAGAAGGCTTTCTTGGGGGAATTGCTGCCGGAACCGCGGCGGCAGGTTTGGGAATTTGGCCGGCGTCCGCGCAGAGCAATCCGATTACGTTGGGCGCTGCAGTCTCGCTGAGCGGTATCTTTTCGGACGGCGGGCACTACTCGCTCGAGGGCTACCAGCTCGGTATCTCGCACGTCAACGCGCAAGGAGGGGTGCTTGGGCGTCAGCTCGCGCTCAAGTATTACGACGATCAGAGCGCGCCGGCGACCGGCGTGCGCTTGTACGAGCGTCTTATCAACGAAGACAAAGTCGACATTGTAACCGGCCCGTATGGGACCGCGATCTCGGCACCGGCTGCGAACGTCGCGGCGCGCTATAAGATGCCAATGCTCATGCCGGAGACCGCCGACGTCGTGATGTTCAGCCGCGGCAACCGGTATATTTTTCAGGGTCTTGGTCCGGTCCAGACCTATTTGTATGGACTACTCTCGATTGCACACGATCACGGTTTCAAGAAACTCGCGGTAATCGGCGGCGACACGGCATTTCCGCACTCGCTTGCAAACGCAACGCCGGAAGTGATGCGC of the Candidatus Baltobacteraceae bacterium genome contains:
- a CDS encoding ABC transporter ATP-binding protein: MGEALLVVDSVSVAFGGVEALSGVSLEVRAGEVFCLIGPNGAGKTTLFNVISGIVRPSSGDVRFLGASILGWPSHRIASAGVARTYQIVRPFGALSVLDNVAVGALAHARSKKLARAAAREIVEFVGLGHLARRRASTLTLTQRKRLEVARALALQPKLLLLDEVMAGLTPTEMDAMAEFIAELGKRGIGTVCGIEHVMRLVMRISQRIVVLDAGKNIAEGNPRAIVSDPRVIEAYLGAPITEAP
- a CDS encoding ABC transporter ATP-binding protein; amino-acid sequence: MALLEASGLEAAYGDFKALHGVSFTIERGEIVSIVGANGAGKTTTLKSLLGIMRPSAGTIIFDGARIDGCRPADIVERGLALVPEGRNLFREMSVEENIAMGAHVPRAHNGMRERMQQMFEQFPMLAQRRRQAAGTLSGGQQQIVAIARALMSEPSVLLMDEPSLGLAPKVTLEVFGLIRLINARGIAVVLVEQNVVQALDLASRAYVISEGRTVMEGAAAEIRANEDVKRRFLGEV